A region of Colletotrichum destructivum chromosome 11, complete sequence DNA encodes the following proteins:
- a CDS encoding Putative Homeobox domain-containing protein has translation MASRCNPAIRRANGGFQLSQSDAGRGEEATTFRSHAVKIANVERCTYPRNGGKFTLDYSSRPHTEPERITLPSIRQAIPELQLRLQPQKASTTKTTSSNTSPTVGYASVMTPPEYVHLPNSNKKRRLSIDEEQESERLSCVPRLYESLARVPQRHISPPAPSRSATKSWTGSARTSPYISSSGMPSMRSPAMEVHERSETHPTLPSLPPFQPIRSSIGMSAGPMMEPALYRTSGSAYGYHHPSRVQSLSLDAIHTFDRTPFSAAGNGHDPEFTRIGELGAMGMHGDSKQHKRRGNFPKETTCKLCACFDAHLRHPYPTKLEKQELMRRTGLQMKQISGWFAEARNQLRLITISNTRAQLTMSNRSGESRILPSTERGEFDDGKRFSVPLSETDVFDEDLDSLKHQSSAQIKRGSV, from the exons ATGGCGTCCCGATGCAACCCGGCGATTCGACGAGCCAATGGCGGCTTCCAATTGAGTCAATCCGACGCAGGTCGAGGGGAAGAAGCAACGACGTTTCGAAGCCACGCGGTCAAGATCGCGAACGTGGAGAGGTGCACATACCCCCGGAATGGCGGCAAGTTTACCTTGGACTACTCTTCGCGCCCTCACACAGAGCCTGAGAGAATCACCCTTCCATCGATCCGCCAG GCCATCCCGGAACTTCAACTTCGCCTGCAGCCCCAGAAGGCCTCAACCACTAAGACCACTTCCTCCAACACGTCACCAACAGTCGGCTATGCCAGTGTCATGACGCCGCCCGAGTATGTTCACCTGCCGAACTCGAacaagaagaggaggctttcgatcgacgaggagcaggagagcGAGAGACTCAGCTGCGTGCCGAGACTGTACGAGAGCCTGGCACGGGTTCCCCAACGGCACATTTCTCCACCAGCCCCGTCCCGCTCTGCCACCAAGAGCTGGACCGGATCTGCGAGAACGAGCCCGTACATTTCTTCATCAGGCATGCCATCCATGAGGTCCCCGGCCATGGAGGTCCACGAGCGATCCGAGACCCACCCAACACTCCCCAGTCTCCCGCCC TTCCAGCCTATCCGTTCTTCTATTGGCATGTCGGCAGGGCCCATGATGGAGCCAGCACTTTACCGCACCAGTGGCTCTGCATACGGATACCACCACCCCAGCCGGGTCCAGTCTCTATCCCTGGACGCCATTCACACCTTTGACCGCACTCCTTTCTCGGCTGCTGGCAACGGCCACGACCCGGAATTCACGCGCATCGGAGAGCTCGGCGCCATGGGGATGCACGGCGACAGCAAGCAGCACAAGCGTCGCGGCAACTTTCCCAAGGAGACAACCTGCAAGCTGTGTGCGTGTTTCGACGCTCACCTCCGCCATCCGTATCCCACCAAActcgagaagcaggagcTTATGCGTCGGACCGGTCTGCAGATGA AACAGATCTCTGGATGGTTCGCCGAAGCGCGAAACCAGCTGCGGCTCATCACGATCAGCAACACTCGCGCCCAGTTGACTATGTCCAACCGCAGCGGCGAGAGCAGGATCCTCCCGTCGACAGAGCGCGGTGAGTTCGATGACGGAAAGCGCTTCAGCGTGCCCCTTAGCGAAACCGATGTCTTTGACGAGGACCTAGATAGTCTAAAGCACCAGAGCTCGGCGCAAATTAAGAGGGGAAGCGTCTGA